The Sorangiineae bacterium MSr11954 DNA segment GCCGTCTTCCGGCGGATCATCGACTACGGGCACGACTTGGTGCGTGCTGGCAGGCGTGCGTTTGTGAACGAGAACTGCGGTCACCGTCGAATCGCAGCTCGTTACGGGCTCCTCCCCCTGGACTTGGAGTGCGGCAGGGATATGAACGCGCACGCGGCCGTGTTGATGCTTGGGCAAAGTAAAGAAGAGGTCCTTGTCGTTTTTCATCCAGTCCGCGCGCGATGCGCGAACAATTAAGTCGTCTCCCGATACCAGCTCGACGGAACGTGCAGAGGCCACGTCCACTCCGATTGAAGCCATGAATTTCGTAAGCGAATAAAGATAATCCCCGCCGTCATTTTTGCCGATGACCACCGAATTGGCGATCGCCCGCCGCTTCACGTAGCCGGCCAGCTTGCCGTCCACGTAAATGCGCGTGCCCTTGGCCCGCTCCCCGTTCGCGTACGGATCCTCGGCGGCGCACAAATCCTCGAGGGTCTTGGGCTCGTCACCGGTGGGGGGCGCGGCGGCGGCGGTGGCCGCGCCGGGGAGCAGATGGCAAACGAATTTGGGGTCGATGGCCGGGCTCGGCTTGTCGACATAAACGGAGAGCCCGCGGATCTCGTGGATGATGTAGCCATTCTTGAGGCCCGTGGTCGACCAGCGGATTTTGGCGATGCCGGAGGTCTCGGTCATGAAATCGAAGACGAAGCGCTCCTTTTGCGCGCGAAGCTCGTCGCCCTCGATGCTGCCGATCTTGTTGCGATTGCCCAGCATATGAACCGAGCGAACGCGCTCCAGCGGGACCCCCACGGCCTTCAAATATTCGTCGATGCGGTAGAAGCGGGCCCCCGCGCTGGGGTATTCGGACGACGTGCGGGGGATCACCGTGGAGGGCAGCTCCCCATAGCGCATCACCGAAATCTGTTTTCCGTCGAGCCACACGGGGACATCGACGTTCTTCATCTTGCGCGAGCCATGCTGCTGCGCCGGCGCTCGAGCTTCTTGCGCGTCTTGCTCGCTCGCGGCAGGGGCGGAGACGGGCTGGGTGTTCGCGCGCGCCTTGGCGTGCGAGCGCTTGGAGCAGCCGCCGAGTGCCATCGCGCTCGCAACGAGCGCCAACGAGAGCCATGTGATGTGCGGCCGGATCATCGGGGTGTCGCCTCTGCAACCCCGCTTTGCACGTGATGTGCCGACGTTGTTACATGGCCCGCGGCCGGGAAATTGTCGGGGTTTTCTGCATTAACATCCGTTTAACCCCGCGCGTTCTTCGGACAGCCCAAGGCTCGATACCCTGGAACATCGGTGTAACAAGATCCAGGTCCTGGTCCGAGCTCTCCCCAGGTCGGATGGTGCGGGCGCGCGGAGTGGAAGATTCCAATGATTGTATTGAGTGCATTATGCATACAATTTACCGAACACAGGAAAGCCCGTGGATCGCCTGATTGGGAGAGGAGATGCACGGGCTGAGGTGAAGAGACCGGATTACCGGTCGATAGCAATTGGCCTGATGGAGCGTGGGTGATCCGGCACTGAGCCGGTCGGGGCTCACTTACGGAACGGCGCAATATCCATTGCCACCGCACCGCTTCGTCTCCGGGCAATCGGTGGCGGCGGTGGCCGGTTTGCAGGCGCGCGTGCAGCGCAGGCCCTTTTGATTGAAGCGGACGCACGCGAGCTTCGCGGCGCAATCGCCGGGTTCTTGGGGGGTCGTGGCCTTCGTGCAGGCCTGTCCGAAACCTCCAGCGCCGCCCGCATCCCCGCGGGGTCCGCTGTCGGCCCCTGCGTCGGTTGATCCACCCCCGCCGTCTCCGGGATCCGGGTCGCCGCCATTGTCGCCGTTCCCATCGCCGTTTCCGTTTCCGTTCCCATTTCCGTTCGGCGGATCGGCCGTTCCCCCATCCTTCGTACCTACTCCTTTGTTATCGCTACCCGAGGGCTCGTCCGCGCCTGCGCAGGCCGCGACGCCCAAACCTGCGGCCGCGAGGGCCGCAAAAACCAGGGGAAATAGTACGCGCTTTTCCATGGTGGCCGTCCTAAGCAAGAATGTGCCCAACCGAATCACGCGACATCGGTCTAGTTCTTGAAGATAGGCGGCAAAGATATGGTGAACCACGTATGGTGAACGGCGTGAGGCTGGTGGCATGGCTGATCGGTTCGCTCGCGCTATTGGCATGTTCGAACCATGACGCGCCGTCGTGTTATCGCGGTGAGTTCCTCACGTGCGCCTGCAACGGTGCGCGATCGGGGTTGGCCATGTGCCTGGCCGACGAGAGCGGATACGGCACCTGCGACTGCAGCGGCGCCGTTCCCGGGCTCGACGCGTCCGTCCCGCCGCCCGGCGAGGGCGATGCGGGGGCGGGCGACGCGTCGGGCGGCAAGTTGCCATTCATGTCGGGGTGCGATCAAAACGAGCAATGCGAAACGGGGCTTTGCTTTCCTTTCAACGCCAAGGGCCCCCACTGCAGCAAGCGATGCGCGGGGGACGGTGATTGCCCCTCCCCCTCGCCGGGATGCAACAACCAGAAAGTCTGCAAAGCCCCGTGAATCCTGCTCTCCGTTTCGCGCTCCTCCTGCTCGTTCCATCGGTCTCGTGCCTCACGGCGACATCGGCCTTCGCGCAAGCGAAGAAGAAGGACAACGGCGACGTCAAGCCCGCCGCAAACGGCAACGGCAACACCGATAACGGCGCCATCCCCGAGGTGCGGGTCATTGGCGAGCGCGCCGATTCGCTGCAGAAAATTCCAGGCTCGGGCAATCTGGTTACGCAGACCGACATCGAGCGCGCCCAGCCCTACGATTTGGCGGAGATGGTCCGGAGGGTCCCCGGGCTGACGGCGCGGCAGGATTACGGTGGAGGGCTGCGGCTCGATATCGGGTTACGCGGGCTCGATCCCGGCCGCAGCCGGCGGGTGCTCATCCTCGAAGATGGGATTCCGCTCGCCATCAATCCGTACGCGGAGCCGGATATGTATTATTCACCCCCCATCGAACGGATGCGGGGGATCGAGGTGGTCAAGGGCAGCGGGAGCATTCTATTCGGCCCCCAGACCATCGGCGGGGTCATCAACTTTTTGACCGCCATGCCGCCCGACAAGCCGCACGCGGTGGTCGACGTGGAGGGCGGCAGCTTCGACTACAAGCGCGCGATGCTGAGCTGGGGCGACTCCATCGGGGCCACGCGCTACCTGGTGCAAGGCGTCTACAAAGAGGGCGACGGGCTGCGCGCGGAGGCGTTCAAGTCGGCCGACGTCTTCGGCAAGGTGATCTTCGAGACCGGCTCCAAGGGCCAAGCCACCTTGAAGATCGGCCTCCACGACGACCGCGCCGACTCCGACGACGTGGGCCTCACCCAGGCCATGTACCGCGCCGATCCCCGGCGCACGACCTTGGCGCCTTACGATCGCCTGGCGCTCCGCCGCTACGATATCTCGCTCACGCACGAGCAGCGCTTCAGCAAGAGCACCAAGCTCAAGACGCTCGTCTACGCCTACACGACCTCGCGCATCTGGCGGCGGCAGGACTACGCGCGCGCGCCGCAAGCGGGCATCACCTACGAGCGCATCATCGGCGATGTGAATGTGCCGGGCGGCGCCATCTACTTCAAGAACACCAACACGATCCTCGACCGCAGCTACGACGTGGCGGGGGTCGAGCCCCGCTTCGAGCACCGGCTCCACACGGGGCCCGTGGCGCACACCTTCGACGTGGGCGCGCGGCTCCTGTTCGAGCGCGCGCACTACCAGCAGCGCACGGGCGATTTCCCCACGTCGTACGCCGGGAGCTTGATGCTCGAAGAGTTCCACAGCACCGCCGCGGTCGCGGGCTATGTGCAAGACCGCATCGCCTTTCGCGACGATTTGATGGTCACCCCGGGGGTGCGCGTCGAGCACGCCGACTTCACGCGAAACGTCACGCGCCAGGGGAGCGGCAGCGCGGTGAGCGATCGCGATGTGGAGGGCAAGAGCTCCAGCACCGCGGTGGTGCCGGGCATCGGCATGATCTTCGGCTCGCGGCTGGCGCACGTGTTCGGGGGCTTGCACGTGGGGTTCTCGCCGCCGCGGGTCACCAGCTCCGTGAGCCCCAAGGGCGAGAACCTGCAGCTCGACTCGGAGCGCAGCATCAACTACGAGGTGGGCACCCGGCTCTCGGACAAGAAGCGCAATCGGTTCGAGGTCACCGGCTTTCTGTCGAACTTCCAGAACCAGCTGATCTCGTCGAGCGAAGGCGGCTCCACCGAGCTGGTGAACGGCGGCAGCACGCGGCACATGGGGGTGGAGGCGGTGGGCGCGCTCTCCATCGGCAAGCTGCTCCACTTCGACGCCGACACGGATCTCGATCTGGGCGCGCGCTACACGCTCGCGCGCGCCACGTTCACCGGAGGCCCCAACGACGGGATGCTCCTCCCGTACGCGCCGATGCACACGGTCTCGACGAACCTGGACTTCGGCTACCG contains these protein-coding regions:
- a CDS encoding TonB-dependent receptor — encoded protein: MNPALRFALLLLVPSVSCLTATSAFAQAKKKDNGDVKPAANGNGNTDNGAIPEVRVIGERADSLQKIPGSGNLVTQTDIERAQPYDLAEMVRRVPGLTARQDYGGGLRLDIGLRGLDPGRSRRVLILEDGIPLAINPYAEPDMYYSPPIERMRGIEVVKGSGSILFGPQTIGGVINFLTAMPPDKPHAVVDVEGGSFDYKRAMLSWGDSIGATRYLVQGVYKEGDGLRAEAFKSADVFGKVIFETGSKGQATLKIGLHDDRADSDDVGLTQAMYRADPRRTTLAPYDRLALRRYDISLTHEQRFSKSTKLKTLVYAYTTSRIWRRQDYARAPQAGITYERIIGDVNVPGGAIYFKNTNTILDRSYDVAGVEPRFEHRLHTGPVAHTFDVGARLLFERAHYQQRTGDFPTSYAGSLMLEEFHSTAAVAGYVQDRIAFRDDLMVTPGVRVEHADFTRNVTRQGSGSAVSDRDVEGKSSSTAVVPGIGMIFGSRLAHVFGGLHVGFSPPRVTSSVSPKGENLQLDSERSINYEVGTRLSDKKRNRFEVTGFLSNFQNQLISSSEGGSTELVNGGSTRHMGVEAVGALSIGKLLHFDADTDLDLGARYTLARATFTGGPNDGMLLPYAPMHTVSTNLDFGYRGFMAEVAYNYADSMYTDPKNTVPEDVSGRTGRIPGSHRVDVALKYKHAASGLSVRFLVKNALDDVFIIARRPEGIFASGFRQFIVGVRWDFEGKGRAGAAE